In one Arenibacter antarcticus genomic region, the following are encoded:
- a CDS encoding SusC/RagA family TonB-linked outer membrane protein, with translation MEKNNPNWIVLTCPFKINLSIKLTVLLLLVSFLKAEAKNYDLNSSISLTLENVSLKEALDKIEADTEFRFLYRDINIELERKVSINVSKKSIEQVLNELFKNSRTTYNIYDNRQILLMPLSEKILEKAAPVNSKQIQDKISGTVVDAEGTPIPGVSVVIQGTVRGVATDFDGLFTIEASSSDILVFSSIGFATYEVAVGNKKNIDIVMQAEASSLEEVVIVGYGTQRKSDLTGAVGVLSSEDLLKAPVNNSLQGLQGKVAGVNVFLNSGSPSGAPKIVIRGVGTINSSSSPLYVVDGVAMDDIQYLNPNDIERMEVLKDASSASIYGARGANGVVLITTKRGAKGGKMIVGYDGFLSVGQMQNKMDLLNSEEWLDVVRIGMENTPKYRPGAPAPTFTTNDPRLFDSSGKPLYDTDWQDEATRTAYSNNHQLSIQSGNENSSIGAFLNYSHMEGIMLNNDVDRISGKIAYDVSPKDWLSFGLNLLVNNVKEKEFEEDGGGQVPRRTMIEMPSIFPVKFPDGTYSNSFDIEDAYNIEAMANPVHVLETQERLWERNQIFGNVFAKFNILPGLEFRTQFGFDKRINVKQEYSPRDLVNISAPNGFARIYNSKSTYWQQENYLTYKKEVDDHRFNGMLGLSWQENTFESSDIQARGFSDDFFKYNNIGSANNPSAPVSNYNKWALNSYFLRAGYTLQDKYMLTLTGRVDGSSRFGANNKYGFFPSAGLGWMLSEESFLADSDKINRLKLRASYGITGNTEIPAYSSLATVSSGTILLNGTRVASSSVNRLSNPDLEWEKTSQFDIGLDFGAYNNRIRFEFDYYYKETTDLLLDRPVPYASGFVSVRDNIGAVSNEGIEAMLVTQNITRPDFNWETSFNINFNKNTIQSLGENDEDILPGPNWVSGSQTILRVGKSLSSFWGYERLGTWGTDEVAEAALVGAVPGEAKRSEDKKILGKGLPDFTGSFTNTFNYKNFDFTADIQFVGGVDIMQQFYHSTEDRSGIANGLASILYKGWTEQNQNTMVQEIRNQSYAGQNSQVDSHWVVNGSYIRGNLFSLGYSFTETMLDKLGLNRLRVYASLENAFVIHSDDFQGYDPEATSWGGNQWGQNIFFFQYPKPRTFTLGCSLKF, from the coding sequence TTTTATACCGCGACATAAATATAGAATTAGAAAGGAAGGTATCCATAAACGTATCCAAGAAAAGTATAGAACAGGTATTGAATGAACTATTCAAAAATTCTAGGACCACCTATAATATTTACGACAATAGGCAGATTTTGTTAATGCCATTGTCAGAAAAGATACTAGAGAAGGCTGCTCCAGTAAATTCCAAACAAATACAAGATAAAATTTCAGGAACCGTGGTCGATGCTGAGGGCACTCCTATACCTGGAGTTAGTGTTGTAATACAAGGTACAGTAAGGGGTGTTGCGACCGATTTCGATGGATTGTTTACCATAGAGGCTAGTTCTAGTGACATTTTGGTGTTTTCTTCAATTGGATTTGCTACTTATGAAGTTGCGGTAGGGAACAAAAAGAATATTGATATTGTGATGCAGGCCGAGGCATCTTCACTGGAAGAGGTGGTCATAGTTGGGTATGGTACACAAAGGAAATCAGATTTAACGGGGGCTGTAGGGGTTCTGAGCAGTGAAGATCTTCTTAAGGCGCCAGTAAACAACTCACTTCAAGGGTTGCAAGGTAAGGTGGCCGGTGTAAATGTGTTCCTAAATTCGGGATCTCCATCCGGGGCACCTAAAATTGTTATCAGGGGAGTAGGAACTATTAATTCGTCCTCAAGTCCGCTATATGTGGTAGACGGGGTTGCCATGGATGATATTCAATATTTAAACCCCAATGATATAGAGCGTATGGAGGTTTTGAAAGATGCCTCTTCAGCCTCTATTTACGGAGCCCGAGGAGCTAATGGAGTTGTTTTGATAACAACTAAAAGAGGTGCTAAGGGTGGTAAAATGATTGTTGGGTACGACGGTTTCCTAAGTGTTGGACAGATGCAGAATAAAATGGATCTTTTAAACTCGGAGGAGTGGTTAGACGTAGTTAGGATTGGCATGGAAAACACACCTAAGTATAGACCTGGGGCTCCAGCTCCTACTTTCACAACCAACGATCCAAGGTTATTCGACTCCAGCGGAAAACCCTTGTACGATACCGACTGGCAAGATGAGGCTACAAGAACAGCTTATTCTAATAATCATCAGTTGAGCATTCAGAGTGGCAATGAGAATTCTTCAATAGGTGCCTTCTTGAATTACTCTCATATGGAAGGAATAATGTTAAACAATGATGTGGATAGGATTAGCGGTAAAATAGCCTACGATGTTAGCCCTAAAGATTGGTTGTCCTTTGGCCTTAATCTTTTGGTAAACAATGTTAAGGAAAAGGAATTTGAAGAAGATGGTGGCGGTCAGGTGCCAAGACGTACCATGATAGAAATGCCATCAATATTCCCTGTAAAGTTTCCAGATGGTACTTATAGTAATAGTTTTGATATTGAAGACGCTTACAATATTGAGGCAATGGCTAACCCAGTACACGTTTTGGAAACTCAAGAGAGGCTGTGGGAACGCAATCAAATCTTTGGAAATGTATTTGCCAAATTTAATATCCTTCCAGGATTGGAATTTAGGACACAATTTGGTTTTGATAAGCGAATAAATGTTAAGCAGGAATACTCCCCTAGGGATTTAGTAAACATTTCTGCACCAAATGGTTTTGCTAGAATTTATAATTCTAAAAGCACCTATTGGCAACAAGAAAATTACCTAACCTATAAAAAGGAAGTGGACGATCATAGATTTAATGGAATGTTGGGATTGAGCTGGCAGGAAAATACGTTTGAATCTTCAGATATTCAGGCGAGAGGGTTTAGCGATGATTTCTTTAAATACAACAATATTGGATCTGCGAATAACCCGAGCGCACCAGTATCCAATTATAATAAATGGGCATTGAATTCCTATTTCTTAAGGGCGGGATACACTCTTCAGGATAAGTATATGCTAACCCTTACCGGTAGGGTAGATGGTTCTTCTAGGTTTGGCGCCAACAATAAATACGGTTTTTTCCCTTCAGCAGGATTGGGGTGGATGCTATCTGAAGAGAGTTTTCTCGCAGACAGTGATAAAATTAATCGACTTAAGCTAAGGGCGAGTTACGGTATAACAGGAAACACTGAAATTCCAGCCTATAGTTCCTTGGCAACCGTTTCGTCTGGAACCATATTGTTAAATGGAACCAGGGTTGCTTCCAGCTCAGTAAACAGATTGTCCAACCCAGATCTGGAATGGGAAAAAACAAGTCAGTTTGATATAGGATTGGATTTTGGAGCTTATAATAATAGAATTCGATTTGAGTTCGATTATTATTATAAAGAAACCACAGATCTTTTATTGGATAGGCCAGTACCATACGCCTCAGGATTTGTTTCTGTACGAGATAATATTGGAGCTGTTTCTAACGAAGGAATAGAAGCCATGTTGGTAACGCAGAATATAACTAGGCCAGATTTTAATTGGGAAACCTCATTCAATATCAATTTCAACAAAAATACCATTCAAAGTTTAGGAGAAAATGATGAGGATATCCTACCTGGTCCAAACTGGGTTTCGGGAAGTCAGACAATTTTAAGGGTCGGAAAATCCTTAAGTTCCTTTTGGGGATATGAGCGTTTAGGCACTTGGGGAACTGATGAGGTTGCTGAAGCTGCATTGGTAGGTGCTGTACCAGGTGAAGCCAAGCGTTCAGAAGATAAGAAGATATTGGGTAAGGGATTGCCAGATTTTACAGGTAGTTTTACCAATACCTTTAATTATAAGAATTTTGATTTTACTGCAGACATACAATTTGTAGGTGGTGTGGACATTATGCAGCAGTTTTACCATTCTACGGAGGACAGGTCCGGGATTGCTAACGGGCTTGCTTCAATATTGTATAAAGGTTGGACCGAACAAAACCAAAATACGATGGTTCAAGAGATAAGGAACCAGTCATATGCCGGACAAAATAGTCAAGTGGATAGTCACTGGGTTGTAAATGGTTCCTATATCAGAGGGAATCTATTTTCTCTGGGATATAGCTTTACCGAAACTATGTTGGACAAATTAGGGCTAAACAGATTAAGGGTGTATGCCAGTTTGGAGAACGCCTTTGTAATCCACTCGGATGACTTTCAAGGATACGATCCTGAAGCAACTTCATGGGGAGGGAACCAATGGGGTCAAAACATCTTTTTCTTCCAATACCCTAAACCAAGAACCTTTACCTTGGGATGTAGCCTTAAGTTTTAA
- a CDS encoding RagB/SusD family nutrient uptake outer membrane protein, translated as MKIKYILLLLVVVCFSACSDFLEEEPLSELASDQFFKEPDQAYSAVNALYRTGAPNMTDGGVYSGMPLMLGAYMSGFFSNEYAGQELHVSNAQQLTLNGDNIGDYLQGRWRELYLGISRANNAIKYIPETPGLSDEERNQLTAEAKFFRAYSYYYLVRFFGPVPLTTEPYDSLENLYLERSSIADVYVLIEADLKDALDKGGLSTMSMVNNGKRITAGTVATLLSEVYLTMSGAPLNADRYGDAASLAQAIINGAYGSYSLVQHDELNTGELDFENSAYNKIRKSDASAEEHIYIKEFDAAIATSTFPRYSYPTGFSQDVLYDIANGAYQPSGSFLDLYDPIKDLRAQEKQYFHTTLEGTNKTFPTSPYMWHDDEAMFNTALSGKDQAMMSYADVLLIAAEAIAKSSGVTSDAVNYLAQVRGRAYWDTDIVTINQTLTGLSVDRFVEEVWLERHKELVFEFQNWFDIVRTRKFPVASSPGVVNFVNAVGHITDQGKQIEEKHMLLPLPEPEIQRNPSLGTENNGY; from the coding sequence ATGAAAATTAAATATATTTTATTACTACTTGTAGTAGTTTGTTTTAGTGCTTGTTCCGATTTTTTGGAGGAGGAGCCGTTAAGCGAGTTAGCTTCTGATCAATTTTTTAAAGAACCAGATCAGGCTTATAGTGCCGTTAATGCACTTTATAGAACCGGTGCGCCTAACATGACAGATGGAGGGGTCTATAGTGGAATGCCTTTAATGTTGGGGGCTTATATGTCCGGGTTTTTTTCTAACGAATATGCAGGGCAAGAATTACATGTTAGTAATGCCCAGCAATTGACGCTGAATGGAGATAATATAGGTGATTATCTACAGGGAAGATGGAGAGAGTTGTACCTTGGGATCTCTAGGGCCAATAATGCCATAAAATATATTCCTGAAACTCCAGGGCTTTCAGATGAAGAGCGCAATCAGTTGACTGCAGAGGCTAAATTTTTTAGAGCCTATTCCTATTATTACTTAGTACGATTTTTTGGTCCGGTTCCCTTAACTACGGAGCCTTATGATTCCTTGGAGAACCTGTATTTAGAGCGAAGCTCAATAGCTGATGTTTATGTTTTAATCGAGGCAGATTTAAAGGATGCTCTTGATAAGGGTGGGTTATCCACTATGTCTATGGTGAACAACGGAAAACGAATCACGGCTGGAACAGTGGCAACATTGTTGTCCGAGGTATATCTGACTATGAGTGGAGCTCCACTAAATGCGGATCGTTATGGAGATGCAGCTAGCTTGGCCCAAGCTATAATCAACGGAGCCTATGGTTCGTACAGTTTGGTTCAGCATGATGAATTGAACACTGGAGAATTGGATTTTGAGAATTCAGCCTATAATAAGATAAGAAAATCCGATGCATCTGCCGAGGAACATATTTATATTAAGGAGTTCGATGCGGCAATTGCCACTTCTACTTTCCCTAGATACTCTTATCCTACAGGATTTTCCCAAGATGTATTATATGATATTGCCAACGGTGCGTATCAGCCATCGGGTAGTTTTTTGGATTTATATGATCCCATTAAGGATTTAAGAGCCCAAGAAAAGCAATACTTTCATACCACCTTGGAAGGAACGAATAAGACCTTTCCAACTTCACCATATATGTGGCATGATGACGAGGCGATGTTCAATACCGCCCTTTCTGGAAAAGATCAGGCTATGATGAGTTATGCAGATGTCTTGTTAATTGCCGCAGAGGCCATAGCAAAGTCTTCAGGAGTAACATCGGATGCGGTGAATTATCTTGCTCAAGTTCGCGGGAGAGCCTACTGGGATACAGATATTGTGACTATAAATCAGACTTTGACCGGTTTAAGTGTTGATAGGTTTGTGGAAGAGGTATGGCTGGAGCGACACAAGGAATTGGTTTTTGAATTTCAAAACTGGTTCGATATTGTTCGTACTAGAAAATTCCCAGTGGCCAGTAGCCCAGGGGTGGTTAATTTTGTAAATGCCGTTGGGCACATTACGGATCAAGGGAAACAAATTGAGGAAAAGCATATGTTGTTACCGCTTCCAGAGCCAGAAATCCAACGAAACCCAAGTTTGGGAACTGAAAACAACGGGTATTAA
- a CDS encoding GMC family oxidoreductase: MQIKESSEVYDVIIVGSGAGGGMATKQLADAGLNVAVVEAGPFFDPKNPEQMTQLKWPYDSPRRGAGSTRAFGEFDMAYGGWEIEGEPYTREPGTKFDWFRSHMLGGRTNHWGRISLRFGPKDFKGKTRDGHGEDWPIGYDDVKPYYDKVDKLIGVFGTNEGLENDPDGFFLPPPKPRLHELFYIDGAKKSGIPVIPGRLSMLTKKINNDRGVCFYCGQCSRSCSVYADFSSGSCLIFPAQKSGGKIRIYVNSVVREVTTNEEGKATGVSYISKDDRKEYKLKGKIVIMAASACSSARILLNSKSKQHPNGLGNSSNLIGKYLHDSTGASRAGFIPGLMNRKTSYNEDGVGGMHVYSPWWGDNTKLDFPRGYHIEVWGGMGMPNYGFGYNPNEFNKFFGLKQGGYGDVLRDDVKKYYGSVIGFGGRGEGIARKDNYCEIDPTTVDKYGIPVLKFNYKWSNFEVNQAKHMQDTFEELIHNMGGEPLGNKPGAENDYGLEAPGRIIHEVGTTRMGNDPKTSVTNKFNQLHDVDNVFIVDAGPFVSQADKNCTWTILALSWRASDYIIEQLKQQNI, from the coding sequence ATGCAAATCAAAGAATCCTCAGAAGTATATGACGTGATTATAGTCGGTTCAGGTGCTGGCGGTGGTATGGCTACAAAGCAGCTGGCAGATGCCGGACTTAATGTAGCCGTTGTAGAGGCCGGACCTTTTTTCGATCCCAAGAATCCGGAGCAAATGACTCAGTTAAAATGGCCTTACGATTCGCCACGTAGAGGTGCCGGGTCTACCCGTGCCTTTGGAGAATTTGATATGGCCTATGGCGGATGGGAAATAGAAGGAGAACCCTATACGCGAGAACCAGGAACAAAATTCGATTGGTTTAGATCTCACATGCTTGGGGGGAGAACCAACCACTGGGGGCGTATTTCGCTTCGATTTGGACCTAAAGATTTTAAAGGAAAAACTAGGGATGGTCATGGTGAGGATTGGCCAATTGGTTATGATGATGTAAAACCCTATTATGATAAGGTTGATAAACTTATTGGGGTTTTTGGAACCAACGAAGGCTTGGAAAATGATCCGGACGGATTTTTTCTTCCGCCTCCAAAACCTAGGCTCCATGAACTTTTTTATATTGATGGAGCAAAAAAATCGGGCATCCCCGTTATTCCGGGAAGACTGTCCATGCTAACCAAAAAAATAAACAATGATAGGGGAGTCTGTTTTTATTGCGGACAATGTTCCAGATCTTGTTCTGTATATGCGGATTTCTCCTCGGGAAGCTGTTTAATCTTTCCTGCTCAAAAGAGCGGGGGGAAAATTAGAATATATGTAAATTCGGTAGTGCGTGAAGTAACCACTAACGAAGAAGGAAAGGCTACAGGAGTATCCTACATTAGTAAGGACGACCGTAAAGAGTACAAATTAAAGGGTAAAATTGTTATCATGGCTGCTTCTGCCTGTAGCTCTGCAAGGATTCTTCTCAACTCGAAGAGTAAACAACATCCCAACGGATTAGGTAACAGTAGTAATCTTATCGGGAAATACCTCCACGATTCAACGGGAGCCAGTAGAGCTGGATTTATCCCCGGACTTATGAACAGAAAAACTTCCTATAATGAAGATGGTGTAGGGGGAATGCATGTATATTCACCATGGTGGGGAGATAATACTAAGCTCGATTTTCCCCGAGGATATCATATAGAAGTATGGGGCGGTATGGGAATGCCAAACTATGGTTTTGGATATAATCCAAATGAGTTTAATAAGTTTTTTGGATTAAAACAAGGTGGATATGGGGATGTCCTCAGGGACGATGTTAAGAAGTACTACGGATCCGTCATAGGTTTTGGAGGAAGAGGAGAAGGTATTGCTAGGAAGGATAATTACTGTGAAATTGACCCTACTACAGTGGATAAATATGGTATTCCAGTGCTGAAGTTTAATTATAAATGGTCCAATTTTGAAGTGAATCAGGCAAAACATATGCAGGATACCTTTGAGGAGCTGATCCATAATATGGGTGGTGAGCCGTTGGGTAATAAACCTGGGGCAGAAAATGATTACGGACTGGAAGCACCAGGGAGAATTATCCATGAAGTAGGAACTACAAGAATGGGGAACGATCCAAAGACCTCAGTGACCAACAAGTTTAACCAGTTACACGATGTAGACAATGTATTTATAGTGGATGCAGGACCTTTTGTATCTCAAGCAGATAAAAACTGTACTTGGACAATCTTAGCGTTGTCATGGAGAGCATCGGATTATATTATCGAACAATTGAAACAGCAAAATATCTAG
- a CDS encoding gluconate 2-dehydrogenase subunit 3 family protein, whose protein sequence is MDRRKSIQTMILGAGAAGLALHGCTPETKASSEEEIIKGAENFYGRTPEELERDAELYAEELFNEHEMETIAVLSTVILPPKEPHGGPIEAEVPQFIEFIGKDMPNMQMTLLGGLMWLDHKSNTEFGVEFKSATLEQQKQICDTICYHDPEVSLKRQPLEIQFFHMFRGLTLTGYYTSKVGIADLGYKGNMPNVWDGVPEDVLAQHGVAYDPVWIAKCVDQSKRGVIAEWDDNGNLLT, encoded by the coding sequence ATGGATAGGAGAAAAAGTATACAGACAATGATTTTGGGCGCCGGTGCTGCTGGTTTGGCATTGCACGGATGTACCCCAGAAACAAAGGCATCTTCTGAGGAAGAAATAATTAAGGGAGCGGAAAATTTCTACGGAAGAACACCCGAAGAATTGGAACGTGATGCTGAATTATACGCCGAAGAGCTCTTTAATGAACACGAAATGGAGACCATTGCCGTACTAAGTACCGTAATTCTACCTCCTAAAGAACCACATGGCGGTCCTATAGAAGCCGAAGTACCTCAATTTATTGAGTTTATAGGAAAGGATATGCCTAATATGCAAATGACATTGTTGGGTGGCTTAATGTGGCTGGACCATAAAAGTAATACCGAGTTTGGCGTTGAATTTAAGTCGGCCACACTAGAACAGCAAAAACAAATTTGTGATACTATATGCTATCATGATCCAGAGGTTTCCTTAAAAAGACAACCCTTGGAGATTCAGTTTTTTCATATGTTCCGCGGACTTACCCTTACCGGATATTACACCTCTAAGGTAGGAATCGCCGATTTGGGATATAAGGGCAATATGCCCAATGTCTGGGACGGAGTTCCAGAGGATGTGCTGGCCCAGCACGGAGTGGCCTATGATCCAGTATGGATTGCCAAATGTGTTGATCAAAGCAAGCGTGGCGTTATTGCCGAATGGGATGACAATGGGAATTTGTTGACCTAA
- a CDS encoding TFIIB-type zinc ribbon-containing protein — MGKVAYRKCSNCGTVNLDSDYCENCGELININLKRKLAREALEVKKQEEKSAKKPNAVTVFFKKALEHPNLLIKIPAKVFYSIWVVVMSIGAFIAFLFSYIAA; from the coding sequence ATGGGGAAGGTAGCCTACAGAAAATGTTCTAATTGTGGTACTGTTAATTTAGATAGCGATTATTGTGAAAACTGCGGTGAGTTGATCAATATTAATCTTAAGCGAAAATTGGCTAGAGAAGCACTTGAAGTTAAAAAGCAAGAGGAAAAATCGGCCAAAAAACCAAATGCGGTTACCGTATTCTTTAAAAAGGCGTTAGAACATCCCAATCTATTGATAAAAATTCCCGCTAAAGTGTTTTATTCCATTTGGGTAGTGGTCATGTCGATTGGTGCTTTTATCGCTTTCCTGTTTAGCTATATAGCCGCATAA
- a CDS encoding M15 family metallopeptidase yields MSSARIFLKCLGTVIFLVMIGCGEQRKADDIKKDAPQVMVPQNSMTMPDKTLPAKVEKILLKTLEGLSDTTFIRLADYSDDFVYDMRYATENNFLKAKVYDCAECYTRVKTAKALLKANKEFIEKGYKIKFFDCYRPNSVQYKMWAIVPNPQYVANPVKGSIHNKGGAVDITLVTLAGEELDMGTDFDFFGKRAYHDNVDLPQLILENRLLLKETMEKHGFWSIRTEWWHYNLSAGTNDKVANFKWDCPS; encoded by the coding sequence ATGAGTAGTGCTAGAATTTTTTTAAAGTGTTTGGGAACCGTGATATTTTTAGTCATGATAGGTTGTGGGGAGCAGAGAAAAGCCGATGATATTAAAAAGGATGCCCCTCAAGTGATGGTGCCCCAGAATTCGATGACTATGCCAGACAAAACGTTGCCTGCCAAGGTAGAGAAAATCCTTCTAAAAACGTTGGAAGGTCTTTCGGACACTACCTTTATTAGATTGGCCGACTATAGCGACGACTTTGTTTATGATATGAGGTATGCCACCGAAAATAATTTCTTAAAGGCCAAGGTATATGATTGTGCGGAGTGTTACACTCGGGTTAAAACGGCAAAGGCACTGTTGAAAGCAAATAAGGAGTTTATTGAAAAGGGATATAAAATAAAATTCTTTGACTGCTACCGCCCCAATTCCGTACAGTATAAAATGTGGGCCATTGTACCCAATCCTCAATATGTTGCCAATCCTGTAAAAGGCTCCATTCACAATAAAGGCGGAGCAGTTGATATCACATTGGTTACTTTAGCGGGTGAGGAATTGGATATGGGCACCGATTTCGATTTTTTTGGAAAGAGAGCCTATCATGATAACGTGGATTTACCTCAATTAATTTTGGAGAACCGACTGTTATTAAAAGAAACCATGGAAAAACACGGATTTTGGTCTATTAGGACGGAATGGTGGCACTATAACCTTTCAGCTGGTACCAATGATAAGGTGGCCAATTTTAAGTGGGACTGTCCTTCGTAA
- a CDS encoding class I SAM-dependent methyltransferase, producing MSVLLKEHRFIGVSSKEVAQQIEAKNKCKEKLPTWFETPLIYYPRKLNIEQTSSEITARYKSEIAVGKSLLDLTGGLGVDSYYFSKEIGRILHCEIAPEVAEIAAYNFKILGRNNIETLAVDGLEFLKKSDSQFDWIYVDPSRRNDAKGKVFLLADCLPNVPGNLDILFGSAQNIMIKTAPLLDISAGIKELRYVKEIHIIAVKNEVKELLWILENGHNGEVIIKTVNLIGSTREVFNFAFSSEQTASPSFSKPLNYLYEPNSAILKSGAFKTVAERFDINKLHEHSHLYTHDQLLDFPGRRFKIEGILPYNKKSVQALGINKANITTRNFPVSVSEIRKKFKIKDGGDLYLFFTTNEEGNKIILSCSKA from the coding sequence GTGTCAGTACTACTTAAAGAGCATCGATTTATAGGGGTAAGCTCCAAGGAGGTTGCACAACAGATCGAAGCTAAGAATAAATGTAAGGAAAAGCTCCCAACATGGTTTGAAACACCACTTATCTACTACCCTAGAAAACTAAATATAGAACAAACTTCCTCTGAAATTACAGCCAGATACAAGTCGGAAATTGCCGTTGGTAAATCACTCTTGGACCTTACTGGAGGACTGGGGGTGGACAGCTATTATTTCAGCAAGGAAATAGGCCGTATTCTACACTGTGAAATAGCCCCAGAAGTAGCCGAAATTGCAGCCTATAATTTTAAGATATTAGGCAGAAATAACATTGAGACTCTCGCTGTTGATGGCTTGGAATTTTTGAAAAAATCGGACTCCCAATTTGATTGGATCTATGTGGATCCCTCTAGACGAAACGACGCCAAAGGGAAAGTATTTTTGCTAGCGGATTGCCTACCCAATGTTCCTGGAAATTTGGATATTCTTTTTGGAAGTGCACAAAATATCATGATCAAAACCGCTCCCCTTTTGGATATTTCCGCCGGTATAAAAGAACTGCGTTATGTAAAGGAAATTCACATTATTGCCGTTAAAAATGAAGTCAAAGAATTGCTATGGATTTTAGAAAATGGACATAATGGCGAGGTAATAATCAAGACTGTCAACCTCATCGGTTCTACCAGAGAAGTATTCAACTTTGCCTTTTCTAGTGAACAGACAGCATCTCCCTCCTTCTCTAAGCCGCTTAACTATCTTTATGAACCAAATTCAGCTATTTTAAAATCAGGGGCATTTAAAACAGTGGCAGAAAGGTTTGACATAAACAAATTACATGAACATTCCCATTTATATACCCACGACCAACTGCTGGATTTCCCGGGGAGACGCTTTAAAATAGAAGGAATTCTTCCCTATAATAAAAAATCGGTGCAAGCCTTGGGGATAAACAAAGCTAATATCACCACTAGGAACTTTCCCGTCTCCGTGAGCGAAATACGAAAAAAATTCAAAATTAAGGATGGAGGAGATCTGTATTTATTCTTCACCACCAATGAAGAAGGGAATAAAATTATCTTAAGTTGCTCCAAGGCATAA
- a CDS encoding AI-2E family transporter — MKSKTIANGILRAVGVITGIVLLAYFLYQIQSVIAYTIIAAVVALIGRPIVFFLKRKLKFPNIMAVIAALLFIIGIFVAVVALFVPLITEQGKNLALLNLDQLLESLNSVYSKIINYLVGQSGGTQQMINKTDIEKNIQEELSTGLIPNFLNALMTFLSDIGIGIFSVLFISFFFLKDSNLLQNGLLILVPKTKEEKVINSMEKIKNLLSRYFVGLLLQIFILFSIYSILLLLVGLENAIVIAFFCALFNIIPYVGPIIGGVLMIALTMTSNMDADFINEVLPKTGYVLIGLAIGQLVDNFISQPIIFSNSVKSHPLEIFLVIIIAGLLFGVMGMIIAVPGYTAIKVILKEFLSDNKIVKYLTEDL; from the coding sequence ATGAAATCAAAGACGATTGCCAATGGCATCCTCAGAGCAGTTGGCGTTATTACAGGAATAGTCCTCTTAGCATATTTTCTATATCAAATACAATCGGTAATTGCCTACACCATTATTGCGGCTGTAGTAGCCTTAATAGGCAGGCCAATTGTATTTTTCCTAAAAAGAAAACTGAAGTTCCCCAACATCATGGCCGTTATAGCCGCCTTGCTGTTTATCATTGGGATATTTGTAGCCGTAGTGGCACTTTTTGTACCCCTGATCACGGAACAAGGCAAAAATCTAGCCTTGTTGAATTTAGACCAACTACTAGAGAGTTTAAATTCCGTTTACAGCAAAATAATAAATTACTTGGTTGGCCAAAGCGGGGGAACCCAACAAATGATTAATAAAACCGATATCGAAAAAAATATTCAAGAAGAACTATCAACGGGTCTGATTCCAAATTTCCTAAATGCCTTAATGACGTTTTTAAGCGATATTGGAATAGGGATATTTTCGGTATTATTTATATCCTTCTTTTTCCTAAAAGACAGTAATCTTTTGCAAAACGGATTACTGATATTGGTCCCCAAAACCAAAGAAGAAAAAGTGATTAATTCCATGGAAAAAATTAAAAATCTTTTGTCTCGATATTTCGTCGGGCTACTCCTTCAGATCTTTATTCTCTTCTCAATTTACAGTATTCTACTCTTACTAGTTGGACTGGAAAATGCAATTGTAATTGCCTTTTTTTGTGCCCTTTTCAATATCATTCCTTACGTTGGTCCGATCATAGGCGGAGTACTTATGATTGCCCTCACGATGACTAGCAATATGGATGCCGATTTCATCAACGAAGTACTCCCTAAAACCGGCTATGTTTTAATAGGTTTGGCAATAGGTCAGTTGGTCGATAACTTCATTTCACAGCCGATAATTTTCTCCAACAGCGTGAAGTCGCATCCCTTGGAAATTTTCTTGGTAATCATTATTGCCGGCTTGTTGTTTGGAGTGATGGGAATGATCATAGCTGTACCGGGATACACCGCTATAAAGGTCATTTTAAAGGAGTTTTTATCCGATAATAAAATTGTAAAATACCTCACTGAAGACTTATAG